Genomic segment of Drosophila takahashii strain IR98-3 E-12201 chromosome X, DtakHiC1v2, whole genome shotgun sequence:
AAGCCAGCGACGAGCAGACGGGCagtgccagcagcagcaacatcagcagtcacagcagcaacatcagctcCTCCAGCGGCAACATCAGCTTCAGTCAGTCTAATTCCAATGCCAACAGCAACTATAGTTCAGCTGTTATTCCGACCACAACGACATCTGCTGGCGGGGATCAGCAGGAGGCGCTCAtcctggccacgcccccggCGCTGAACGGAAGCAGTGCGCCCGGGGAGCATCAGCATCACCAGACGATTGGCCAGGCGCCGCCGACGAAGGGCGAGCAGGAGGCCATTTTGCGGGCCTTGGATTGGCTGAAGGAGAAGCGGGCCTCGGACTACGGCTGGGGCAACGACACCCATGTGGTGATCCTGGCCAAGGAGCTGAGCGGCGGCAGGGATCCCAACGACAGCGTGGACGCACATGTTCAGGTGATCCAGGAACTGGAGGACACGCTGTCGgtgaaggagatggagatcgAGATCCTGGCCATGCTGGACCGCCACCACACGCTGCCGAAGCCCCTCGATCTGGACAAGCTGGCCCGCTACGTGCTGGCCTTGGGTTCGCTGTGCAAGGACCCCAAGCACTTCCATGGCCACGACCTGGTGGCCACGCTGCAGCACCATGAGCCGGCCCAGGACATCGAGTTCGCTTTGACCACGCTTTCGGCCTGCAGCTCGGCGGCCCACGTGAGGAAGCGCCAGATCCGGCGGCTCCTGGACATCGCCAGCGGGGTGACGGACCAGAGCGTCGACGCCATCGCCATGGTCATCCTGGCGCTGCGCTGCATCGTCACCGACCACCGCCACCGGCACCTGCAGCACTTTGTCCGTCGACCGGCACGCGGCTTGGCCAGCCTGCAGGATCAGCGGGGGAGCTTCGGCTCGCTAAGGAGCACCGCGCTGGCCATGCAGGCCCTCCAGGATCTGGAGTACGACCCGGCCGGCCACTGGAACCGCACGGCCGCCTCGCGCTACATCCTCAGCCGCCAGCGGGCCGACGGCGGCTGGAGCGAGGAGCCGCTGCAGGATGGCCAGGAGCCAGACATCGGCGTCGGTCTCACCGCCGACATCATCCTGGCTCTGGGCTGGAAGGGATTGGGAGCGGTGCGGGCACTGCAGTGCGACCATGTGATACGCGAGAGCAGCGATCCCACGGGTGAGTGCAGAATAGCCAATCGGAGGCACCGTACGTTGTATAGCATTCGTATTTCACCACTTTATGTAGTGATCGGGTTCACCATTTCTTGTATACCTCTCGTTTTTCACCACTTTTGGTATTGATCGGGGTCACCATACCTTGTATACCTTATCGGGGTCACCATACCTTGTATACCCTTCGTTTTTCACCACTTTTAGTAGTGATCGGGGTCACCATACCTTCTATACCTCTCGCTTTTCACCACTTTTAGTATTGATCGAGGTCACCATACCTTGTATAACTTATCGGGGTCACCATACCCTATATACCCTTCGTTTTTCACCACTTTTAGTATTGATCCATAGTATTGATCCATAACACCATAACTTGTATACCCTTCGTTTTTCACCCATTTTAGTAGTGATCGGGGTCACTATACCTTGTATATCTTTCGTTTTTCACCACTTTTGGTATTGATCGGGGTCACCATACCTTGTATAACTTATCGGGGTCACCATACCTTGTAAACCCTTCGTTTTTCACACATTTTTTATAGATATTTAGTTTAATACCAGAAAACTTCTATATAAATCCTAAATTTGGGGTCACCATGAATGATATGCAATTTCAATAATCATATATTCATCATTTGGTCTTAAAGTTATGGGCTTTAGAATTGAAATTCGGGGTCACCTTTCTGTTAGCCATGGGATATACatatggaaatatttaaatataaagctTATAAATGAGATTTCTAGAAGGAAACATACTTGACAATAAGAAAAGAAGAGTCGATTAAGGTCACCATAGAAATTAATCACCATTTCTCCAACCGCACACAGAGAACGGCGAACCCAAGCTGGCCGTTCCGTTCGGCCTGAGCTCCTCCGCCGAGGAGTCGGACGCCAAGAACATCTCCTACACGTACACACTCTGGGTGGGATCCAATGTGACCGAGGCCTTCTCCCTGTCGCTCGTCTCGCCCAAGAACACTAGCTTCTTCAAGGCCATGACCCAGGCGGCCGAAATGGATCCCAGGTGGGTGGTATTCTGCCTTGAGAACCACTCCATTACTCATGCTAATTCCTACTTTATATATCCAGATTTATATTCGAGGCCCGGGAGTGGCCCAATGGTCACTACGTGCACACCCTGTATGGCAAAAAGGAGGAGCCCCGAGGGTGAGTTCTAACCAGATTTTGGTTTACCTCTGCAAATACTAATGGGTTCCGTATAATCGATTAATCAGGTATCACTACTGGCTGCTTTACCGATTGCCAGAGCTGCCCGATCCCAATAATACGCCCGGGAATCAGCTTATTGCGCCTGTTGGTAAGTAGAACTTGAACTTGGGTTTATATAGCAGTGGAACTTCTCTAAATTGGATCTAATAATCAAAGAAGGAGGGGTTTTACTTGAGAGATACTGAGAACTCcaataaaggtgtctaaaagtatgcaatggtTTCATTTTACCaattcactgcatacttttaagcaCCAGAAGTAATGATTTCATTGATTACCAATCAGAGAAGTTCCATTACATAATTCAGCCCTCCCAAAACAGATGATAATCCACATGGGAAATATTACAGGTGTGGACGAGCTAATGGTCGAGGATGGGGAGCACTATCTGTATTGGTACAAGAAGCTCTAAGCACGCGGCCTTAGACGGAGCTGCAGTTTAACCCACTAAGCAAAGTCGATAAACACCCGGTGCTACTGGACTATATCTATTCTATATACGATATACGATATATGGCCATGTCAcgtctcacacacacacaacacacacgcAACAAGCTAGAAGGCACACAGACACGCGCGCAGGAATACCTGTGTGTAGATCCCTATGTACTGGTATTCCTGGGCGGGTGCATTGCTCCCTCTCTATATATATTGCATATATAACTGCATAAAATAATGgcgtaatcaaaaaaaaaaaaaagaaaaagaaagaatgaaaaaaataagacACCCAAAACCACAATACACGGAGATCACAGAAGAGTGAGTGAAAGATCGGTGAAAGGAAGCCCAGATTTCTAACGGATAACTAGGATACAACACCCAATATAGTTAATTGCTCTAGACCTCACAACTGATCTCGATTCGGAGCACCTCAGGCTAATACTTATGCATAACGATAACTAAAAACGATAACGAACCGAtaaaacagataacaaaaagGAAGAGGCAGtgatgaaaaacaaaaagtaacgACTTAAATGCACTAACAACAGGCATCGAACGGTTAGCCGTTGACTAACGGTAGCAATCCGTCCGTTTTTGGCCCTCTCAATGCTTCGCTTCGCAGCGATCGATGCTAATCGATACTCGGTTATCGACAAAATCGACATAATCGGGCGAATCGTTGGTGCGATGAGCGATAACTATTTCGTTGCTCGTTTAAGAcacccaaaacaaaagaatACCTAAAACCAAAATGCTTTATATGTTATTGAAGTAAAAGAGTAGGGAAGGAAGGAAGGATCTAGTGGGTCTAATGGATCGCGATCTAATCGATCTGAGGGTAGAAAaaacggaggaggaggagaaagaGCTAGTCCAAGCGAAGCATGTTATACCAAACACCGTACGTAACAATAAGTGATTGAAAATCATCCTTAGACATACACACATACTGCATAAATCGATATATACATCTTGCatatacattaaaaaaaaagtacgcTAGTTTTATATGAAGTTAAGTGAACAAAGGCCGTGGCATATTATATAACGAGTATACAGGATAGCAGATAGCAGATAGCAGAGCGGAGGAGAGAACGATACTACCCCAGGACACTATATACAAACGCCTAACTATTCGCTCCCCATTAATACGCACCTATACCCATGCCATACTATCCGATATTACATTAGCACATATTATTCGTACATACATGCTATCTATCTCTATCCcccgaaaaacgaaatatataGCTAGTATAGCACCCCCAAAATCGTATCACCACCCGCACTTCTTCACTTATCACTCGGAACTTTCAGCCCGTTGATCTTAACGCCTAGCCTAACCGAAAACTACAACTACTAAAACTACTACTTGAGATCTTTAAGTGCAGCAGCGAatccaaaactaaactaaacatTACTAACCTAGCGATCTAACTAACTCGTTTATATTATAAGCATGAAATTGAGCTTTTTAATTGTGCAGAACCCAAATTAGAACACGAAAAACAACTTACAATTTACAACTTACAACTACACCAACACCGACACCTAGAAAACAGATGGATTTGGAGAAAGCAGCGTAGGATTTGAGATTTGCGATTTGAGGAATGTGTTGTGTATGTTCTATGACCCAGTTTGTCCCCTTCTACGATtgcccatatatatttattttcgagtCCCCGACAtttgagcagcagcagcagtaaaTCTACATGCAGAATTCTTCGATTCCACTCGAATCTAACAAAAATTCAGATCTTAACCTTCATTTTGATCGattagaaattgaaaaattaatcctaaaaaatttaattggtcTCGAAAAAGCTGCATTTgaatcctgctgctgctgacttCTTATATTCTGTTTGGTGAGTGGAGAAAGTAACAAGAACAAGCGtgaataaacataaaaataattgaaaaccagttaaaaaggtatttttactcAAGAACCCACAACAGGTAAGGctttatcaatttaaaatgtaagctTTTATTTCAGCCCTTCAATGCGGAGATTCAGCTTAGGTTTTCAGGCAGAAGGCAGATTAACATTTTGGTATTCTTATTATTGTTACGTTCTTTCCTTTTTCATCTTTTCATCTGCCAGATTTTGCGCTGTATATTGTTtgcatataatatataatatatagatTCGATATTCGTTTGtctttgctacgatttgaaGAAGGCCGCATAGAGCACGAAGGCAACAGATTTACAACATCAAACACTTTACAAATACGTTTCGATTACTCATGCACACATTACACACACGTCTAGCTAATTGGAGgatttgatttggatttggatctGGATTGGCAACAAGTCGAGTTCATCTCGCTTCATCTGGAATTTGTGGTTGCAGTTTGTATATAGGAATATTAAAAGCGATAGAATCAGGATTCATATTAGGGCGGGGCGAACTGGAAACTATGTTAATCTCAGGTTGAGTTCGTCCATTTGTAAAGGGAAATGGCGATTCTCGGATggagaaaatattagagaaTATTTGCGAAAGtgaataacaataaatatagaTTTGTAGCATTTAAGTTTTCAATAACAAT
This window contains:
- the LOC108060894 gene encoding uncharacterized protein CG3556 — translated: MLSLSSPPWLLLLVLSILATGSATVVSLAENATLATLPSSAPIPVSFSTTSASELENQTISSSNLNANNEASDEQTGSASSSNISSHSSNISSSSGNISFSQSNSNANSNYSSAVIPTTTTSAGGDQQEALILATPPALNGSSAPGEHQHHQTIGQAPPTKGEQEAILRALDWLKEKRASDYGWGNDTHVVILAKELSGGRDPNDSVDAHVQVIQELEDTLSVKEMEIEILAMLDRHHTLPKPLDLDKLARYVLALGSLCKDPKHFHGHDLVATLQHHEPAQDIEFALTTLSACSSAAHVRKRQIRRLLDIASGVTDQSVDAIAMVILALRCIVTDHRHRHLQHFVRRPARGLASLQDQRGSFGSLRSTALAMQALQDLEYDPAGHWNRTAASRYILSRQRADGGWSEEPLQDGQEPDIGVGLTADIILALGWKGLGAVRALQCDHVIRESSDPTENGEPKLAVPFGLSSSAEESDAKNISYTYTLWVGSNVTEAFSLSLVSPKNTSFFKAMTQAAEMDPRFIFEAREWPNGHYVHTLYGKKEEPRGYHYWLLYRLPELPDPNNTPGNQLIAPVGVDELMVEDGEHYLYWYKKL